The Roseomonas haemaphysalidis genome segment GCCGCCGGAAACAGGCGCGTGACGATGATGGCCCAGGACCAGAGAAAGGATGCGATCAGCAGCATGGCATGCCCGAGCACGACGCCATGGTCGTGAAAATCAGCCGCCCAGGGACCCGCCAGCGCGGCCACGCCCGCGAGCCCCAGCCCGGCCGCCACCCAGCGCGCGGACGACACCTTCTCCTTCATCACCAGCACGGACAGGGGCACCAGCCAGAAGATGGTGACATTGGCGAGCACGGCGGTGCGCCCCGCCGGCACCAGCGCCACCGCCAAGTGCGTCAGGGCGAAGTAGCCGCCCAACTGCAGCACGCCCACGCCCAGGATCGCCGGCCAGTCCTGGCGCGACGGCCAGCGCAGCTTGCCCTGCGCGACCAGCAGCAAGGCGATGATCGCCGCCGCCAGCATGGTGCGGGACACGGCGAACCACAGCGGCGTCGCATCGGCCAGGGCGGACTTGGTGATCGGCCATGCGCCGCCGAACAGCGTCACGGCCACCAGCAGCAGCCGCAGGTCAGCCAGGGCGATCATGCTGCGGCGCTGTCGGCGACTTGCAGAACGATCTTGCCGATATGCCCGCTGCTTTCCATCAGCCGGTGCGCCGCGGCGGCCTCCGCCAAGGGAAACACGGCGTGGATCGGCGGCACGCATTCGCCTTTCGCCAGCAGGGGCCAGACCTTCTGGCGCAATGCATCGGCGATGGCTCCTTTCTCGGCGGCGGTGCGTGGCCGCATGGTGCTGCCGGTCACGGTCAGCCGCTTCACCATGATGGGCCGCAGGTCCACCTTCTCGGCCTCGGCACCGCCGAGAAAGGCGATCATCACCAGCCGCCCGTCCTTGCCCAGGCAGCGCAGGTTGCGCTGGAAGTAGCTGGCGCCCACCATGTCCAGCACCACGTCCACGCCCTGTGGCACCGTGGCCTTCACCTCGGACACGAAGTCCTGCTCGCGGTAGTTGATCGCGGCGTCGGCGCCGAAGCGCAGCATCGCGGTGCATTTCTCCGCGCTGCCGGCGGTGGCCAGCACGCGGGCGCCGAACGCCTTGGCAAGCCGGATGGCCGTGACGCCGATGCCCGAGGTGCCGCCATGCACCAGCACGCTTTCCCCCGCCGCCAGCCGGCCATGGCCGAACAGGTTGGCCCAGACGGTGAAGAAGGTTTCCGGCACCGCCGCCGCCTGCACAGCATCGAAGCCTTCCGGCCAGGGCAAGGCCTGCGTGGCGGGCGCGATGCAATATTCGGCGTAGCCGCCGCCATTCACCAGAGCGCAGACCCGCTCGCCCAGGGCGAAGCGCCCGACGCCCTCGCCCAGCGCGGCGACCTCGCCTGCCACTTCCAGTCCCAGCTCCGGGCTCGCGCCTGGCGGTGGCGGATAGGCGCCCTTGCGCTGTTCGACGTCGGGGCGGTTCACGCCCGCCGCCATCACGCGGATCAGGATCTCGCCCGCAGCCGGCCTTGGCACCGGGCCTGTGGCGGGGACCAGCACCTCCGGCCCGCCGCCGGCGCCATGCGCCACAAACGTCATGTTGCTGGGTAGCGCCGCCATGATCTGGTTCCCTCCGCCTGGCGGCCATCAGCCCGGCGTGGCAGGGTCGGCGGTGCATCCTGTCGCGTCAAGGCGCGCGCAAGCCTGTGCCATGCCGATAAGGGTCACAGTGTTGCTGTGGAAACACGCCCCGGCTGAAGTTTGGCGATGGCAGCCAGCGCCACCCGCGAACGGATGGCGCTGGCCGGCGGA includes the following:
- a CDS encoding DMT family transporter gives rise to the protein MIALADLRLLLVAVTLFGGAWPITKSALADATPLWFAVSRTMLAAAIIALLLVAQGKLRWPSRQDWPAILGVGVLQLGGYFALTHLAVALVPAGRTAVLANVTIFWLVPLSVLVMKEKVSSARWVAAGLGLAGVAALAGPWAADFHDHGVVLGHAMLLIASFLWSWAIIVTRLFPAARPMLENLPFAFLLGGAVLLPMALVQEPLALGGGIGAGALWQMLVIGCVVAPLGTWAVIEAGRRLPGAVSSVGFLLAPAIGVVISTMWLGEPLGWDVLIGGTLIVGSVLVATFG
- a CDS encoding NAD(P)H-quinone oxidoreductase, whose translation is MAALPSNMTFVAHGAGGGPEVLVPATGPVPRPAAGEILIRVMAAGVNRPDVEQRKGAYPPPPGASPELGLEVAGEVAALGEGVGRFALGERVCALVNGGGYAEYCIAPATQALPWPEGFDAVQAAAVPETFFTVWANLFGHGRLAAGESVLVHGGTSGIGVTAIRLAKAFGARVLATAGSAEKCTAMLRFGADAAINYREQDFVSEVKATVPQGVDVVLDMVGASYFQRNLRCLGKDGRLVMIAFLGGAEAEKVDLRPIMVKRLTVTGSTMRPRTAAEKGAIADALRQKVWPLLAKGECVPPIHAVFPLAEAAAAHRLMESSGHIGKIVLQVADSAAA